The genomic window ACCCGGGATGTGTCCCCAGCGGTCTTCTTGATGATGGATTCCATGTCCTGACCTTCGAGATCAGTGCCCGCAAGCAGTTTGTTCGCATTGGTCACATAGGCATTATGGTGCTTGCCGTGATGAAACTCCAACGTCTGGGCGCTGATAACCGGGGCAAGAGCATCCTTTGCATAGGGAAGTTCGGGAAGTGTGATGGCCATATGAGGTCTCCTCCTGGTTGAAGTGAGATTGCAACTGCATGAAAAATTGGGGTAATGGTAACACCTCGATATTCTTTCGTCAAAATCGAGCCAAAATGCAAGGGAAAATATCCGGAGCAATATATGCAAACGGCAATCTTCCTCCTGCGCGTGGCAGCGCCCTTCCGCTCTCCGGATATCTGTACCCCGGGAACGTTTCTTGAGAGTTGACAAATTTTGCCAAATACTCAACAAGGTTTATTCTAAGCGGTGTATATCTCACAGGCACAACAACACAAGGAGACGAGCCATGAAAAAATTCGAATGCCCCTGCGGTTATATCTATGATCCTGAATTGGGCGATCCTGAAAACGGGGTTCCTGCAGGAACCGCCTTCGAAGACGTACCCGAAGACTGGGTTTGCCCCAAATGTGGTGCGGAAAAGGAATTTTTTGAAGAAATGGACTAAACGTCCTCATGAGCCCATCAAGCAAGGCGGAACTTTTGGTTCCGCCTTTTTCCGTTTGTTGGCAAGGCTACGCCATGTCCTGTGTCCAGGCTATAAATTTTAACAATAACGGTTCTCACTATCGACAAACCTCCTGGTGTGGAGTATCAGGCTGACAAATGGGAGGGATGCCCTTTTCTGCTGGAATCCCCCTTGTTTTTGAGATACCAGAAGGGCATCCCCGCTCGGCAGAAGCTCTTATCACTACTATGGAGGTACATATGCAAAAAACCGTTTTGTTCGCCTTGAACGGCGATCCCATGTGTTTCATTCACGTGTTGCTCAATGCCCTGGACATGGCCCAAAAAGGTTATGAAACAGGCATTGTCATGGAAGGGACGGCTGTCCGGCTCGTACCCGAACTTGCCAAAAGCGACCATCCGCTCCACACGCTCTACTCCAAGGCATGGGACAAGGGGTTGTTCTTCGGCGCGTGCCAGGCCTGCTCCGCCAAACTCGGGGTTCTTGCAGAGGTCAAGGCAACCGGTATGACCATGCTCGCGGACATGAATGGTCACCCTTCCATGTCCGGTTACATGGATCAGGGATACACCGTGATAACCTTCTGACCGGTGTTGCAGGGAACCTCCGGGCAACCTCGGTTTCCGACCAACCGACATCTCGTACGCCAAGGAACACACCATGCTCTCCTTTGCCAGAACCATGTACGCACTCTATGTGGACGGCTTCCGCTCCATGGTCCTCGGACGTCAATTGTGGAAGATCATTCTGATCAAGCTCGTGATCCTCTTCGGGGTGATCAAGATCTTCTTTTTTCCGGATTTCCTGGCCACCACCTATTCGTCGGATCATGAACGGGCCAATCATGTCCTGTCCGCCCTGACCATGGAACCGACATCACCGCCACATGAACACGAGACCGACCAATGAACCGCCAACACACTGGCAAACCTCCACAAATCCGGTCAGGGGGCAATACGGCAATTGCTCCTGTCGACCATGATTGATAGGGATGCTTTTCCGAAACAGGTTTACTTCAGGTCCACAATCAACGCATCATTCGGCTATGTTGCTTCACTCTCGGGTATCAGAAACCCTGCAGCACACATTGTTTATCCTGCATCTTCAACAATAAGGGGCTAACCGTGCTAGAACAGATCGATTGGAGTCAGGTCAATTGGGCCCGGGCTCAATTCGCCCTCACGGCCATGTTTCACTGGATCTTTGTTCCCCTCACCCTGGGGCTTTCCTTTTTACTCGCCTTTTTCGAGTCATTGTACGTGAAAACAGGCAATGAATCCTGGAAAAGGATCACCAAATTCTGGATGTCCCTTTTTGCCGTCAACTTTACCGTGGGTATTGCCACCGGCCTGATCCTGGAATTCGAGTTCGGAACCAATTGGGCCAATTATTCCTGGATGGTCGGGGACATCTTTGGAGCCCCCCTGGCCGCAGAAGGCATTTTCGCCTTCTTCATCGAAGCCACCTTTTTCGCGGTCATGTTTTTCGGATGGAACCGTGTTTCCAAGGGCTTTCATCTCTTTTCCACCTGGATGGTGGCTGTTGGCTCCAACCTGTCGGCCCTGTGGATTCTGGTGGCCAACGGCTGGATGCAATACCCCGTGGGCATGGCTTTCAATCCCCAGACGGCCCGGTTTGAAATGGAAAATTTCTGGGAAGTCCTCTTTTCTCCCACGGCCATTGGCAAGTTCACCCACGCCACCAGCTCGGGTTTTCTCCTGGGCGGACTTTTTGTGGTCTGCGTCTCTTCCTGGTTTCTGCTCAAAAAACGCCATACGGATATGGCCAAGAAAAGCATGGCTGTAGCCTCGGTCTTTGGCCTCCTGGCCTCCATCTTTGTCATCTTCACCGGAGACGAGGCCGCCTATACCAGCGCCCGGGTGCAACCCATGAAGCTGGCAGCCATGGAAGGCCTTTACAAAGGTGAAACCAATGCCGGTCTGATCATGCTCGGCATTCTTGATCCCTCCCACATGCCGGGTGAAGACGATGATCCCTTTCTCTTTGACATCAAGCTCCCCGGAGCCCTGACCTTGTTGGCCAACCGTCAGCTGGACACCTTTGTTCCCGGGGTGGACGATCTCGTCTATGGCAATGACGCTCAGGGCATTATGAGCACTGCGGATAAAATCAGTCAGGGGCGTGCTGCCATCAAGGCCCTGACCGCATTCAAGCAGGCCACCAACCAGGACGACGCCCAGGCGGCCCTGAATACATTCAACAGGCACAAGGAATTTTTGGGATACGGCTACCTGACCTCGCCTGAACAGGCCGTTCCCCCGGTGGGGCTGACCTTTTACAGTTTCCACATCATGGTTATGCTCGGCTTCCTGTTCCCGCTCATCTTTCTGGGGGTCCTGTTCTTCCTGTTCAAGGGTACCCTGGAAAACCAGACCTGGTTTTTGCGCTTTGCCGTACTCTCCCTGTTTCTGGGATATCTGGCCCAGGAAACCGGCTGGATCGTGGCCGAGGTGGGACGTCAACCCTGGGCCATCCAGGGACTCCTACCCGTGGGAGTGGCCATTTCCGACCTGACCACGGCCACCGTACAATTGACCTTTTTCATGTTCCTGACCCTCTTCACCGTCCTGCTCATAGCCGGCATCAGGATCATGACCCGACAAATCGCTCTTGGACCGGAGGAATAAGCCATGTTTGGAAATCTTGCACACACCCAACTTCAGGAACTCTGGTGGATCGTGGTCTCTCTGGTGGGCTCCCTGTTCGTGTTCATGACCTTTGTCCAGGGAGGCCAGAGCCTGCTTGGAACCATTGCCAAAACAGACCGACAGAAATCCCTGGTCATCAATTCCCTGGGCCGCAAATGGGAACTGACCTACACCACCCTGGTCCTTTTTGGCGGGGCCTTTTTTGCCGCCTTTCCCAAATTCTACGCCACCAGTTTTGGCGGGGCCTATTGGGTATGGATCGCCATTTTGTTCACCTTTTCCCTGCAGGCCGTGAGCTACGAATTCCGCAAAAAAGACGGCAACCTGCTGGGAGCCAGGGTGTATGAAACCTTCCTGTTCATCAACGGCGCCATCGGCATTCTGCTTGTGGGCGCGGCCGTGGGAACATTTTTCACGGGTTCCCATTTTCAGGTCAACGCCTTCAACCTGAGCTCCTGGAAGCATCCCCTGCGCGGACTCGAAGCCGCCCTGGTCCCCTTTAATCTGGCCATGGGCCTGCTTCTTGTCTTTTTATCCCGTGCTCTGGGGGCCATGTATCTGGTGAACAACATCCGCCATGCCAAGATCGAGGAAAAGGCCAGATCCGCAGCCTTCAGGAACTTCCTCTATCTGGTCCCGTTTCTGCTCTATATCCTGTACAGCCTGCTGACCATGCAGGGGTTTGCCCTTGACCCGGCCACCGGCACCATCTCCCTGGAAAAGGGCAAATACTTCGTCAACCTCATGGCCATGCCCATTGTCATGCTTCTGCTCATCACGGGCATCCTGCTCATTGCCGGTGCCGCCGTGATCACGGGTTACACCAGCAAACGCCTGGGCATCTGGCTGGCCGGACCGGGAACCGTGTTTACCTGCCTGAGCATCTTCTTTCTGGCAGGGTTCAACAACACCGCCTTCTATCCCTCGATCTTCGATCTCCAAAGCAGCCTGACCATCTATAACGCATCAAGCAGCCACTACACCCTCACGGCCATGTCCTACATTGCCCTGGCCGTGCCCTTTGTGCTGGCCTACATCGCCTGGGTCTGGAAGCTGATGGACGCCAAAAAACTCGATGCATCGGAGTTTGACGGAGAAACAGCCAACGATCTGTACTAGAAGCATGCGCTCCGGAACGCCCACGAGCTCCGGACGTGCACAACACAACCAATCATCAAGGAGACCATCATGTCAGCCGTACTTCTCATCGGATGGGTGATTCTCATCATTGCTTCGTACAAGGGGGCAGAAACCGTGCTCAGGAAGACCGGTCTGCTGTAGTCCGAACCCGTTGCAGCACCGGTTTATCCATGCACTCTGCCGATCACACCGACATCATGTTGACCGCTTCTCACCTACCCGCCTTGTCATCCGGGCACAGGTCCGGATGACAAGGCTTCTCTTCATGCAAGGCGTGACACCATGACCACATCGACCTCTTCCATTCGTTTCAACCGGCTGGAGCTGGCCGGATCCCTGGGCGATCTGGGAACCCTTCTCCCCCTGGCCATTGGCATGATCATGGTCAACGGCCTTTCGCCCTCGGGACTGTTTCTGGCCATTGGCGTCTTTTACGTGTTCGCGGGGCTGTACTACCGGGTTACGGTCCCGGTTCAACCCATGAAAGTCATCGGTGCCTATGCCATTGCCACGGGCCTTGGCCCTTCGCAGATCACGGCCTCGGGGCTGCTTGTGGCCATTGTCCTTCTCCTTGTCGGCGCAACCGGTGCCGTGAACCTGATCGGCAAATACACCCCCAAGCCGGTCATCCGAGGTGTGCAGTTGGCCACGGGTACCGTGCTCATGGCCCAGGGGATCAAATTTGTCTTGGGCACCTCAACCTTCCAGGCCATGGCTCAGGCAGGAGAACCCTATCTGAGCATTCAAAGCCTGGGTGTGATCCCCATAGGTCTGATCATTGGCACAATGGGCATGGCGCTTACCTTGTGCTTTTTGAACGACAAGCGCTTTCCCGCAGGCATTCTGGTCATCCTCTTTGGCCTGCTTACCGGCCTTTTCTTCGGAACCCACGAGGGATTCAACCGCCTCGAACTGGGAATCCATCTCCCGGATTGGCTTCCCTTTGGATTTCCGAGTACAGCCGATTTTTCCCTGGCCCTGATCACTCTGGTCCTGCCCCAAATCCCCATGACCCTGGGCAATGCGGTTGTTGCCAACGCGGATCTTTCTCGGGAATATTTCGGCCCCGGCTCCCGCAAAGTGACCTACAAGGGACTGTGCATCAGCATGGGCCTTGCCAATGTGTTCAGTTTTCTGGTGGGTGGCATGCCTCTGTGCCACGGTGCAGGGGGGCTGGCCGCCCATTACCGGTTTGGGGCACGCACGGCCGGATCCAATCTGTTCATAGGAACCCTGTTCATCTGCCTTGCCCTCTTTCTGGGCACCCACGCCATCACCCTGGTCCACCTCATCCCCTTTGCCGTTCTTGGTGTGCTCCTCATTTTTGCCGGCAGCCAGCTCGCCATGACCATCAGGGATGTCAAAGGGTCCAGCGATCTCTTTGTGATCGTGATCATGCTCGCCATGACCCTGGCCACGAACCTGGCCGTGGGATTCGGGGTCGGCATTGTCCTGGCCTACGCGCTCAAGGCCGGCAAGGTGTCGGTCTGAACGCGGCTTGCAGGCGGCTTAACGCCGCCTGATGCACCGGTCTACAGCAACCAGGGGCGTCATCGGGTACTTCTGATTGTTCACCCTTGACAACCGGGGGGTTCCAGGCTCGGTATTCCCGACCGGGTGCGTCCCGTTCGTTACGATGTTGCAAAATGCCAACGGCCCGCATCGCAACAATACGAAGAACCACAACCCACAGGCCCTTGCTCACCTCACCCCCATAGCTTCCACAGGCCTGCATCACTACGTTGCGCTGCCCCGTCCCTTCCTGAACCAGCGA from Desulfoplanes formicivorans includes these protein-coding regions:
- a CDS encoding rubredoxin: MKKFECPCGYIYDPELGDPENGVPAGTAFEDVPEDWVCPKCGAEKEFFEEMD
- a CDS encoding DsrE family protein, which encodes MQKTVLFALNGDPMCFIHVLLNALDMAQKGYETGIVMEGTAVRLVPELAKSDHPLHTLYSKAWDKGLFFGACQACSAKLGVLAEVKATGMTMLADMNGHPSMSGYMDQGYTVITF
- a CDS encoding DUF4492 domain-containing protein: MLSFARTMYALYVDGFRSMVLGRQLWKIILIKLVILFGVIKIFFFPDFLATTYSSDHERANHVLSALTMEPTSPPHEHETDQ
- a CDS encoding cytochrome ubiquinol oxidase subunit I, whose protein sequence is MLEQIDWSQVNWARAQFALTAMFHWIFVPLTLGLSFLLAFFESLYVKTGNESWKRITKFWMSLFAVNFTVGIATGLILEFEFGTNWANYSWMVGDIFGAPLAAEGIFAFFIEATFFAVMFFGWNRVSKGFHLFSTWMVAVGSNLSALWILVANGWMQYPVGMAFNPQTARFEMENFWEVLFSPTAIGKFTHATSSGFLLGGLFVVCVSSWFLLKKRHTDMAKKSMAVASVFGLLASIFVIFTGDEAAYTSARVQPMKLAAMEGLYKGETNAGLIMLGILDPSHMPGEDDDPFLFDIKLPGALTLLANRQLDTFVPGVDDLVYGNDAQGIMSTADKISQGRAAIKALTAFKQATNQDDAQAALNTFNRHKEFLGYGYLTSPEQAVPPVGLTFYSFHIMVMLGFLFPLIFLGVLFFLFKGTLENQTWFLRFAVLSLFLGYLAQETGWIVAEVGRQPWAIQGLLPVGVAISDLTTATVQLTFFMFLTLFTVLLIAGIRIMTRQIALGPEE
- the cydB gene encoding cytochrome d ubiquinol oxidase subunit II, producing MFGNLAHTQLQELWWIVVSLVGSLFVFMTFVQGGQSLLGTIAKTDRQKSLVINSLGRKWELTYTTLVLFGGAFFAAFPKFYATSFGGAYWVWIAILFTFSLQAVSYEFRKKDGNLLGARVYETFLFINGAIGILLVGAAVGTFFTGSHFQVNAFNLSSWKHPLRGLEAALVPFNLAMGLLLVFLSRALGAMYLVNNIRHAKIEEKARSAAFRNFLYLVPFLLYILYSLLTMQGFALDPATGTISLEKGKYFVNLMAMPIVMLLLITGILLIAGAAVITGYTSKRLGIWLAGPGTVFTCLSIFFLAGFNNTAFYPSIFDLQSSLTIYNASSSHYTLTAMSYIALAVPFVLAYIAWVWKLMDAKKLDASEFDGETANDLY
- a CDS encoding putative sulfate/molybdate transporter, whose translation is MTTSTSSIRFNRLELAGSLGDLGTLLPLAIGMIMVNGLSPSGLFLAIGVFYVFAGLYYRVTVPVQPMKVIGAYAIATGLGPSQITASGLLVAIVLLLVGATGAVNLIGKYTPKPVIRGVQLATGTVLMAQGIKFVLGTSTFQAMAQAGEPYLSIQSLGVIPIGLIIGTMGMALTLCFLNDKRFPAGILVILFGLLTGLFFGTHEGFNRLELGIHLPDWLPFGFPSTADFSLALITLVLPQIPMTLGNAVVANADLSREYFGPGSRKVTYKGLCISMGLANVFSFLVGGMPLCHGAGGLAAHYRFGARTAGSNLFIGTLFICLALFLGTHAITLVHLIPFAVLGVLLIFAGSQLAMTIRDVKGSSDLFVIVIMLAMTLATNLAVGFGVGIVLAYALKAGKVSV